The following are encoded in a window of Clostridium thermarum genomic DNA:
- a CDS encoding head maturation protease, ClpP-related, giving the protein MKRKFWNWASSDEGRTLYLDGAIAEETWFGDEVTPKQFKTELLSEDGDVIIWINSPGGDVFAASQIYNMLMDYKGKVTVKIDGIAASAASVIAMAGEEVLISPTGLMMIHNPMTMAFGDTEEMEKAIAMLSEVKESIINAYELKTGLSRAKLSHLMDAETWFNAKKAVELGFADGILFSGSRSDMLSSEGVSFSNIAVINSLIDKLPKKETKQVLDISQFYKRLDLLK; this is encoded by the coding sequence TTGAAGAGAAAATTTTGGAACTGGGCCAGCTCTGATGAAGGCAGGACCCTTTATTTAGATGGAGCCATTGCCGAGGAAACTTGGTTTGGCGACGAGGTGACCCCAAAGCAGTTTAAGACAGAGCTTTTAAGCGAGGATGGGGATGTTATCATTTGGATCAACAGTCCAGGGGGTGACGTTTTTGCAGCAAGTCAAATCTACAACATGCTCATGGACTATAAAGGGAAAGTCACAGTAAAAATTGATGGCATTGCGGCCAGTGCAGCTTCGGTGATTGCAATGGCAGGTGAAGAAGTACTGATTTCGCCAACGGGACTTATGATGATTCATAATCCAATGACCATGGCTTTTGGCGATACAGAAGAAATGGAAAAAGCAATAGCCATGCTTAGCGAAGTGAAAGAGAGCATTATCAATGCCTACGAGCTAAAAACAGGCCTATCAAGAGCAAAACTTTCACATCTTATGGATGCAGAAACTTGGTTCAATGCTAAAAAGGCAGTAGAGCTTGGCTTTGCGGACGGGATTTTATTCTCGGGCTCCAGGTCAGATATGTTAAGCAGCGAGGGCGTATCTTTCAGCAACATTGCAGTCATTAACTCGCTTATAGACAAACTTCCAAAAAAGGAAACAAAACAGGTGCTGGACATTTCACAATTTTACAAGAGACTTGATCTCTTAAAATAA